The segment GGGTGCTCCGGGTGCTCCTCCGTGGGGCCGCGTTGCTGCTGGATCTGCTGGAGCTCGTCCATCCCCGCGCAGGTTCCCAGCTGCTCCGGGAGCTGAAGAAGATGGACGACAAAGCTCTGCTGGTGGAggtgcagctgctggagagcaAAACGTACCACGCGCTCAGCAACCTGCCCAAGGCCAGGGCGGCGCTCACCTCCGCACGCACCACGGCCAACGCCATCTATTGCCCCCCCAAGCTGCAGGCCGCGCTGGACATGCAGTCAGGTACTGCAGGGGGCTCGGCACAGCACCGTGCTCTGCTCCATGGGGGCTGTGggcccccattgccccccattgcctccAGTTTGCCCCCCATTGCCACCTGTTTGCCCCCCATTGCCACCTGTttgccccccattgcctccAGTTTGCCCCCCATTGCCACCTGTTTGCCCCCCATTACCACCTGTttgccccccattgcctccTTTCTCCCCCCCTCGCCCAGGGATCATCCACGCAGCGGAGGAGAAGGACTGGAAGACGGCCTACTCGTATTTCTACGAGGCGTTTGAGGGCTACGACTCCATCGACAACCCCAAAGCCATCACGGCCCTCAAGTACATGCTGCTCTGCAAGATCATGCTCAACGCGTACGTACGTGGTGCCGGGATGGAGGGGAGCCGTGGGTCGGGGCCGCGTGGGGCCGCAGCCGTGGGTCAGTGCTGCTTCCCTCCCGCAGCCCCGAGGACGTGCAGGCGCTGGTGAGCGGCAAGTTGGCGCTGCGCTACGCAGGGCGGCAGGTAGGAGCTCCGCTGTGAGCATCATCCCAACCCGCAGCCCCTTTGGTGCAGCTGGGCCCCCCCTGTCTGTCCCCCTGCTGACCCACCTGCTCCCCCTGCAGACAGAAGCACTGAAGTGTGTGGCTCAGGCCAGCAAGAACCGCTCGCTGGCGGACTTTGAGAAGgtgagggcagcgctgagcacACGGAGCTCCTGCCCCTCTGGggctcactgtgctcacagctttACCCTTCTGTAGGCGCTGACAGACTATAAAGTGGAGCTCCGGGACGACCCCATCATTAACACTCACTTGGCCAAGCTGTACGATAACTTATTGGAGCAGAACCTGATCAGAGTCATCGAGCCCTTCTCCAGAGTGCAGGTCTGTGCCCAGCCAGTGCTCCAAGGGGGGGGGAGCTCTGCAACCTGCTGCCCCTCACTGACAGTCAGTGACGGTAGGGcagggctgaggctgcagctgtgtgggACAGGGGGTGAGGTTGGGGGGCCCTGCACGCTGTGGGGCTGGGCCCTGCACGCTGTGGGGCTGGGCCCTGCACGCTGTGGGGCTGGGCCCTGCACGCTGTGGGGCTGGGCCCTGCACGCTGTGGGGCTGGGCCCTGCACGCTGTGGGGCTGGGCCCTGCACGCTGTGGGGCTGGGCCCTGCACGCTGTGGGGCTGGGCCCTGTGGGGAAGCCTTGCCCATAGCAGAGCTGTGCCGTTTCTCCTACAGATGGAGCACATCTCGGGCCTCATCAAGCTGTCCAAGGTAAGGGTGGGCCtgggggggctgcagcccctctgcagggctcagctcagCGCAGTGTTGGTGCCGTTTGGGCTGACATGAGTTTTCTGTCATCCATGTGTTTCACTTCCAGGCGGACGTGGAAAGGAAACTGTCCCAGATGATCCTGGACAAGAAGTTCCACGGTGAGGCCCCACCGGGCTCCCCTGTGTGTTATTGATGGGGGGGAAATAACCCAAGCCGTTCATTGCTCCTTAATGGGCGCTGCCGTTCATTGCTCCTTAATGGGCGCTTAATGGGGCCGAGTGCTGCCCGGCCCTGTGGGCTGATGGCTGGGGCCGGTTCTGCTCCCCGCAGGGATCCTGGATCAGGGTGAAGGAGTTCTCATCATCTTCGACGAACCCCCCGTGGACAAAACGTACGAAGCCGCCCTGGAGACGATCCAGAACATGAGCAAAGTGGTGGATTCGCTGTACAACAAAGCCAAGAAGCTGACATAGGTGTGGGGGGGCAGCACGGCTCAGCCGGGCCGCACGGCTCGGTgcccccccggcccggccccgccccgcagcGCGGAGCCCAGATCGACCCGTTCGGTTCCGTTTTGCGCTCGGGACGTTTTTAATCCCCCCCCGGGAGCCGCTGGGGCCGTTGGTGCCGCCAGCTCCGCCCCCGCGCTGCACATGGGGGGAATcacgacccccccccccccccccccatcgtCGGTCCCGCAGCCGCTGTGCGGTGCTGGCTGCCCCacaccgcccccccccccctttactCCTCATCCCCCCCCGGTTGCTGTGCGGGTTTTGGGCACCGCGGCCGCCCGGCTCCGTTATCTGATGTTCAGATGAGTTCCAATAAAGGAGCTGGTTTTTGCTTTGGGGTCGGTTTTCTCTCGGTTCCATCTCGCTGGGGGCGGTGGGAGCTGCTCGCTCTGCGCTTCTGGTTCCGGCCCGGTTCCGTTCGGCGCTGATGGGGGCGTGGCCAAAGCTCATCTTGGGGGCGTGGCCAAAACGCGTCTTGGGGGCGTGGCCAAAGCTCCGCCCGGCGGGGAGGCGCGGTTCCGAGTGGGCGTGGCTTCGGCGCGCGCCCTCCCCTTTTTCCCCGCCGGCGCGCCGGACGCACGTGGCGAcgcggggaggggcggggcgggcgcggggGCGCGCACTGCGCCGGCGGGAGCGCGCGGAGCGGAGGGGCGGAGGGGCGGGGCTGAGCGCGGCGctgagcggcggcggcggagcggggccggggccggggccggggccggggcgggcggcggggcccggcgggCGGCCGGCGCCATGGGCACGGTGCTGTCGCTGTCGCCGAGCTACCGGAAGGCCCCGCTGTTCGAGGACGGGACGGCCACGGTGGGGCATTACACGGCGGTGCAGAACAGCAAGAACGCCAAGGAGAAGGGCCTGAAGCGGCACTCGCTCATCTCCGTGCTGCCCTGGAAGCGCATCGCCGCCGTCTCGGCCAAGAAGAAAAGCTCCAAGAAGGTGCAGCCCAACGGCGGCTACCAGAGCAACGTCACCCACCTCAACAACGAGAACCTGAAGAAGTCGCTCTCCTGCGCCAACCTCGCCACCTTCGCGCCCCCgccgccctcctcctcctcctcctcctccgccgccgcgctccccccgGCTCAGAAGATCCCCCCCGGGggtcccgccgccgccgccgccgccgccgccgccgccaccccGCGCCGCGTGGTGGTCCAGGCGTCCACCAGCGAACTGCTGCGCTGCCTGGGCGAGTTCCTGTGCCGCCGCTGCTACCGCCTGAAGCACCTGTCGCCCACCGACCCGGTGCTGTGGCTGCGCTCCGTGGACCGctcgctgctgctgcagggctggcaggacCAGGGCTTCATCACGCCGGCCAACGTGGTGTTCCTCTACATGCTGTGCCGCGACGTCATCTCGGCCGAGGTGGGCAGCGACCACGAACTGCAGGCGGTGCTGCTCACCTGCCTGTACCTCTCCTACTCCTACATGGGCAACGAGATCTCCTACCCGCTGAAGCCCTTCCTGGTGGAGAGCTGTAAGGAGGCCTTCTGGGACCGCTGCCTCTCCATCATCGACCTCATGAGCCCCAAGATGCTGCAGGTCAACGCCGACCCCCACTTCTTCACGCAGGTCTTCGCCGACCTCAAGAAGGAGAGCGGCGCGGAGGAGAAGGGCCGGCTGCTCATCGGGCTCGACCGGTGAACCCCGCGCCGCCCCGAGCGCCGAGGTGACTCCGCTGGAGGGGTCCCCTCACCCCGCCCGTTGTCCCCGCGGAGGGCTCCCGTCGCCCCGTCCCTTGTCCTCTTCGAGGCGACCCCCGGAGGAGgaggtttgggggggggggggtctcctCGTCCCGCCGACGGTTCCCTTTGAGGCGACCCCGCCGGAGGGGGCCGCGTCGCCCCGCCGAATTATCCCCGTTGAAGCGACTCCGACGGAGGGTTGCGGTGGGGGAGCTCCGCTCCGTGACCCCCCGCGCCGCCCCATCCGCGTCCCCTGGAGGCGGGCGGCCGACCCCCGACCCCCGACCCCCGGCCCCCCTTCCTCGctgcccccccctccctccaccACCGCTTCCCCAGCTCCGACCCCACGGCGGTGGCTGCGGGTTTGGGGCGCGTCGCTGTGAAACGCCTCGATCCCATCGAGCTGAGCCGGGGCCGTTGGATGGAGCTCCGGGCCGGTATCCGGGCGCTGCTGCTATCGGACAGACCCCAACCGCCGGGGAGCCGCCGCCAACCAACCTGCCCCCCCAACCCCGaacccccatccccatcctcccTCCTCTCATCGTTGCTTTGACAGTGGTGTCGCGCATGCAGCCGTCGGAGCAGTTTTTTGTGTCTTCGGGAATTCAGAGAAAACGGAACAAAAAATcgaaaaaaaaggaaaaaaaaaaaaggaaaaaaatccaaaaacacggaaaaaaaaaaaaaagaaccgctcacaaaacaacaaaaatccccCCAAGGCCGGATTTGGGGCCGCAGCGCCAACCgaccccccccccttctccatCCCCCCCTTCTCCATCCCCcctttcccaccccccacccgCCGCACAGCGGGagccgccgcccccccccccgtgTCCGTTTTTTTTTAGTGCAATTTCCCCGTCGATCCGTCGGGCCTTTGGTGGGTTTCGTCCTTAATTTATATCTTCGTCTcctttttgtatgtgtgtgtacagtGCGTTTGTACGTGCGTGTGGTTTCCGACCCGACACAACGTGTCCCGGCGCCCCGGGTGCCTGTAATTTAATGCCCCCCCccctaaaaacaaaacccccatccccccccaaaccccttatttttatttatttttgtactgtGCTGATGAAATAAAACGCACTGAGCATCCACTGCAGCATCCACTGCAGCATCCATCACTGCATCCACCATCACTGCATCCACCATCACTGCATCCATCACTGCATCCATCACTGCATCCATCATCACTGCATCCATCACTGCATCCATCACTGCATCCATCACTGCATCCATCACTGCATCCATCACCGCATCCATCGCAGCCTCCATCACACGGCGCCGCTCCTCCCCGTGCCGGGGGTCGCCCGTTGGTGACACGGAGGGTCCCTTTTTTGTGGCTCTTTTATGCGTTCAAATGATCGACCTGGCTTGAAAAACGCGACTGAAATAAACGAGGCTTTGCTGCATCGCGCCGCCGGTTCAGCCACGGCTCCTTTAAGGCTTCGCCCCAACGCGGCGCAGAAGCGGCTCTCAGCCGTTGGGAACAAAGCGGGACCGTATCGATATactttatattatatatatatatatatatataaaaccagAGCCGGACCAGATGCTGCCTTTCATACAGAACGTCTCGTGCCGGACATCGCGGCCATCCCGCAGCATCTCGAATCTCCTCCCCGCGATTCCCCGCCGGCCGCAGCAGCGCGGAGGAGCGGGGCACAAAACGGGCCCGGAGCGCAAAGGGGGGCAGCGCCGGGGGGGGCTGCGGGTCCCGCTGCGGAGGGGCTGGGGGTCGGGGGCTGAGGGCTGCGGGGTGGGCGGCGTTGTGTCCGGCGTTGTGTCCGGCGTTGTGTCCGGCGCTGCCCCGCGGCTCCGGGCTCTGCTGGCATCTCTGAGCTCCGCCGTCGCGCTGCGAGTCCCGGCCTGACCGGCAGTGCCGGGagcggctgcggggcggcccGTGGGAGCCGCGGCGGTGCCACGCAGCACACGAAGGCCGCGTGGAGCGACCCGGGAGGGGGGAGGAATTAAGGCAGAACCGGCACGGAGAGCTCACACAGCCGCGTGCACCGGGAGCCCCGGCCAAGAGGGCAGCAGAGCCCTCCCGCTGCTCCGCGCTGCCGGACCGCGGCGCCGTCTTTGGGTCCTCCGGAGGACCGAACCGAGTTAAGGCATCGCCATGAGGGGGCAGGGAGGGCATCGGTACCATAAATgctttggggtggggggaggcggggggggcGAATTCAGAAGCGCTTCCCATCGTCCCGACCCACGAGCGGCCGCGCCGAGCCGCAGAGCCGCTCCCGAATCCGGGTCTGTTCGGCTCCGAGCGCCGGGGGCGGCCGGCGACCCGCTTCCAAACGGGCCCCACGTTCCggccgggctgcggggcgggcgATCGCTGCTCCCCGACGGCTCCGCGCCGCTGCCGGGGGTCGCAGGGCCGCTATTTGCCCGGCACGGAGAGGACGAACCCGGAGCGATGCTTGGTGAAATCCGGCTGCGATTGGTCGATCCGCGTCTCCACGGAGACGGAGCATTTCCTGCCGTGCAGGCTGCATTGCACCGGGTGGGCCACGCTGACGCGCAGAGCGCGCTTCTcgctgcaaagcaaagggacaGACGTCAGTGCAAAGGGACAGCAGTCAGAGCAAAGGGACAGCAGTCAGTGCAAAGGGACAGCAGTCAGAGTAAAGGGACAGCAGTCAGTGCTAAGGGACAGCAGTCAGTGCAAAGGGACAGCAGTCAGAGCAAAGGGACAGCAGTCAGAGCAAAGGGACAGCAGTCAGTGCTAAGGGACAGCAGTCAGTGCAAAGGGACAGCAGTCAGAGCAAAGGGACAGCAGTCAGTGCAAAGGGACAGCAGTCAGAGTAAAGGGACAGCAGTCAGTGCAAAGGGACAGCAGTCAGTGCTAAGGGACAGCCGTCAGCACGCAGCCCGACCCGGAGCCGTGCGGGAGCTCCGCGCACCGCGGCCCCAATCCCGCTTAGGCCGCTATTCTTAGCGCGTCTTAACGGGACTCGCTGAGCGCGGAGCTCCCCACGTCACGCACCGGCACCGCCGCCTCTtgcggggctgcggggagcgCTGAGCACGTGGGGCAGGACGGGCTGCGGGTCGGCATCCAGCAGCAAAAGGAGCCGCGTCATCCCGGAGCTCGGAGACCCAACCGGGCTTTACCACAAGCGGGGAGATGCTCCCCAAGCCCCGCAGGGCTGAGGCCACTAAAGGACGGGGTGGGGGGGTCAGACAGAGCCAAGCAGGGCAGGGGAGACCCCCGAGATCCTCCggtccaaccccagccccaaCAGCCCAGAGAAAAGCTGAGGCTCCGAAGGGGCTGCGTGTCACACAGGAGCAGCCCTTCACCTTCTGGGGTCCGTGTGGGCACAGTTCAGCCGTGTGGGGCCGGGGCTGTATCTCCTCCCAGCACGCGTGGGGCTGCAGGACAACGACCCGGGGCAGGACGGCgtccccggccccgctcccagCAGCAGAACGATCCCCAGAGCGCTTGACGTGAAGGCTCTGCCTCGCTCCTGCCCCGCTTCAAAGCCCGCAGCCATCGATCCCTTACGAAGCGTTCGCTGAAGCTGCTCAGCGGGATGAAAAGCAGGGAATTCCCAGGGCATCTCATCTGCAAAGCAGCCCGCAGCAAACAAAGGGCCCGTTGCCGCAGGCAGCGCCGCTATTTCATGTGCTCCAACAGGAGGAAGATCAGCACATCCACGGGGTGCAGCTCCGGCACCCAACGGCCTCCCCAACTCTCAGCCACTCTGAGATGTGAGGAACAGCCCCCAACCAGCTTCTGGCTTCGGTGCAATCGAACACAAAACGGcccagtgctgcctttctgATGGGAAACCGCCGTGCCAGAAATGGGATCCAGCCCCTGCCCTTGGATGGGGCGAGAGCAGCATCGGAAATGCAGCAGCACGACAATAATGGGGAGCACTCAGGAAGATGAAGGCAGAGTGAGTTCCTGGCTCTGACATCACAGACATCACAGCTCCATCCTGCGCGGGATGAGCAGCACTGAGCGTGTCCCgtcccagcagctccttgccagcacccagcagggctgAACGCTGCAGATCCAGCTCGGGGGCTCCTGATGGCCACGTCCCTCCTGAGATGTTGGTTTAGAGTTCACTGAGCCATGGATggttgggttgaaaaggaccttaaaggtcacagGAACATGGGATCATGGCATGGTTGGGTCAGGTTGGGTTAcattgggttgggttgggttgagtaGGGTTGGGTTAcattgagttgggttgggttgagttgggttacattgggttgggttgagtaGGGTTGGGTTACATTaagttgggttgggttgagttgggttgggttacattgggttgggttgggttgagttgggttaCATTGGGTTAcattgagttgggttgggttacATTGGGTTGGGCTGAGTCAGGTTGGGTTAcattgggttgggttgagttgggttgagttgggttaCATTGAGTTGGGTTAcattgggttgggttgagttgggttaCATTGGGTTGAGCTGAGTTGGGTTGGGCTACATTGAGTTTGGTTGGGTTACACTGGGTtgtgttgggttgggttgagttgaaagggaccttgaAGACCACAGACCCATAAAACCACAACACagtcaggttggaagggacctcaaagtcTCATCCACAGCCACTGGCATTgccatggatggggcacccCCACTTCCCTGGGAGCCCCATGGTTAAGGGATGCAGAAATTCCAGAAGAAATTCCTTCAGTGGGCACCGTTCCCCTCCTGCagggattgggggggggggttcggGTGGTGCAGAGCGTGACTGTGGGTCACTGTGTGTCACTGGGCTGTGAGCCTCCCACACCAACACGGGGATGGGGGTTTTCTGAAGCAGCTGATGGTGCTGCACACCCcgggacagcagcacagcccccacaGCTCCGCTCCCATTGctgggtgggggtggggagcaggagctgcagccccggGATGGGCACACACAGCTATGGGGTCAAACCCAGCGCGGGGCTCCCACAGCTCTGTAGGATTGTAGGATCGCCATCCCCCGCTGCCCTTTGATGGAGCGGTGCCTTCAGCATCCCGGCTCACATCACCATGGCAACCGGGCACCCAGCATCCCAGCCCATGCGCTGAGTGCAGCCAATCCCCGTACCCCACATAACCCCACAGCGCCCAGAGCTGTGTAAAACCCCACATAACCCCGGGGATGTTCCCATTGGAACCGCAGCCCTGAGCCGTGGGGACGCCCCTCTGCACCAACACGAGATGCTGCCCTCCCAGCTGTGACCTCACACGGCCGGGCTCAGCACCATCTATTTCCAGAGCTGATCTGAAAACCTCAATTCTCAATCCCTCGTCCCTGTCAGTTAATGgggagaaataataataagaagaaaaatgtgcaaaaaaagagagaaattagTGAAAGCTTCAAGGGATGTGAGAACAGCGTAAAGAGGCTgtgggggaaaggaggggggggagggagaagggggaaagagataaagggaaaacaaagaaggggaagaggggaaagggggaagtgg is part of the Excalfactoria chinensis isolate bCotChi1 chromosome 24, bCotChi1.hap2, whole genome shotgun sequence genome and harbors:
- the PSMD11 gene encoding 26S proteasome non-ATPase regulatory subunit 11, which encodes MAAAAVLEFQRAQSLLSTDREASIGILHSIVKRDVQENDEEAVQVKEQSILELGSLLAKTGQAEELGGLLKYVRPFLNSISKAKAARLVRSLLEVDLCLECIEWAKSEKRTFLRQALEARLVSLYFDTKRYQEALQLGSQLLRELKKMDDKALLVEVQLLESKTYHALSNLPKARAALTSARTTANAIYCPPKLQAALDMQSGIIHAAEEKDWKTAYSYFYEAFEGYDSIDNPKAITALKYMLLCKIMLNAPEDVQALVSGKLALRYAGRQTEALKCVAQASKNRSLADFEKALTDYKVELRDDPIINTHLAKLYDNLLEQNLIRVIEPFSRVQMEHISGLIKLSKADVERKLSQMILDKKFHGILDQGEGVLIIFDEPPVDKTYEAALETIQNMSKVVDSLYNKAKKLT
- the CDK5R1 gene encoding cyclin-dependent kinase 5 activator 1, with the translated sequence MGTVLSLSPSYRKAPLFEDGTATVGHYTAVQNSKNAKEKGLKRHSLISVLPWKRIAAVSAKKKSSKKVQPNGGYQSNVTHLNNENLKKSLSCANLATFAPPPPSSSSSSSAAALPPAQKIPPGGPAAAAAAAAAATPRRVVVQASTSELLRCLGEFLCRRCYRLKHLSPTDPVLWLRSVDRSLLLQGWQDQGFITPANVVFLYMLCRDVISAEVGSDHELQAVLLTCLYLSYSYMGNEISYPLKPFLVESCKEAFWDRCLSIIDLMSPKMLQVNADPHFFTQVFADLKKESGAEEKGRLLIGLDR